In Leclercia sp. LSNIH1, the genomic stretch TACCCCATCTTCATTAACATCCTCTCGATCTTCTTCCACTTCCGGTTTATTGTTGAATTCCCTGCCTCATTATTATCCGGAGAACCATCGCGTGTTCCAGAAAGTCGACGCCTATGCTGGCGACCCTATCCTCTCCTTAATGGAGCGTTTCAAAGACGATCCGCGTGGCGATAAAGTTAACCTCAGTATCGGTCTTTACTACAACGAAGCGGGCATCATCCCGCAGCTGCAGGCCGTTGCCAAAGCCGAAGCGCGTCTGAACGCCACGCCACACGGTGCGTCGCTCTATCTGCCGATGGAAGGACTCAACAGCTACCGTCACACCATCGCCCCACTGCTGTTTGGCGCAGACCATCCGGTGCTGGCACAGAAGCGTGTTGCAACCATCCAGACGCTGGGCGGGTCAGGCGCGCTGAAGGTCGGCGCCGACTTCCTGCACAAATATTTTCCGGAGTCGGGTGTCTGGGTGAGCGATCCGACCTGGGAAAATCATGTCGCCATCTTTGAAGGCGCGGGCTTCACGGTGAATACCTATCCGTGGTTCGACGACCAGACTAACGGCGTACGCGTTGGCGCCTTGCTGGAAAAACTGAGCACCCTGCCGGAACGCAGCATCGTGCTGCTGCATCCGTGCTGCCATAACCCGACCGGTGCCGATCTGACGAATGCGCAGTGGGATGCGGTTATCGAGGTGCTGAAAGCCCGCAACCTGATCCCGTTCCTCGACATCGCCTACCAGGGCTTTGGCGCCGGGATGGAAGAGGATGCTTACGCCATCCGCGCCATTGCCAGCGCAGGTCTGCCGGCGCTGGTCAGCAACTCCTTCTCCAAAATCTTCTCGCTGTATGGCGAACGTGTCGGCGGTCTGTCTGTGGTCTGCGAAGATCAGGACGCCGCCGGGCGCGTGCTGGGCCAGCTGAAGGCGACCGTGCGTCGTATCTACTCCAGCCCACCAAACTTCGGGGCGCAGGTGGTGGCGACCGTGCTCGGCGATGACGAACTCAAAGCCGAGTGGCTGGCAGAGGTGGAAGCGATGCGTACCCGCATTCTCGCCATGCGTCAGACGCTGGTGGATGTGCTGAAGGATGCCGTTCCGGGGCACAACTTCGACTACCTGCTACAGCAGCGCGGCATGTTCAGCTATACCGGCTTTAGCGCACAGCAGGTGGACCGCCTGCGCGACGAGTTCGGCGTCTATCTGATTGCCAGTGGACGCATGTGCGTTGCAGGCCTGAATAGCGGCAACGTTCAGCGTGTGGCGAAGGCCTTTGCCGCTGTAATGTAAGCACTTACTCACGACTTCCTTCTTTAGCGAAGGGGGTCGTTAAGAAGTACAGCCGCGCTTTGTGATATCCCTCTTTCTATTGCGACAGAGAGAGAAATTCTCCTTTCCTTCCCCTCCCGCTGCGGTTATTTTCGATGGGGCTTTTGACCATCCGCTCAAAAATAAAACAACAATCTGAATATTCTGGGTAAAAAATGCGCAAGATCATACTGGCGCTCAGCGCTTCCTGCTTATTGCTCTCGCTCAGCAACCCAGCCGTGGCTCGCCCCTCTTCACCTCCACCGTTATATCCGGGCACAACCGCCGCCAGATTGGCTGAGCAGGCGCCCGTTCACTGGGTTTCCGTCGCACAAATTGAAAAAAGTCTGCTCGGGCGTCCACCCATGTCGGTGGGGTTTGATATTGATGACACCGTCCTGTTTTCCAGCCCTGGCTTCTGGCGGGGTAAAAAAACCTGGTCTCCGGAGAGCGATGAGTACCTGAAAAATCCGGCATTCTGGGAGCAGATGAATAACGGCTGGGATGCGTTCAGCATTCCCAAAGAGGTGGCGCGGGCGCTGATCGCCATGCACCTGAAGCGCGGCGACAACATCTGGTTTATTACCGGGCGTCATTTCACTAAAACCGAAACGGTCACGAAAACCTTGCAGGACGCCTTTCTGATACCCGCCGTATCTATGAATCCGGTGATTTTTATTGGCGGAAAGGGGGAGAGGACCAAAACGCCGTGGATTGCCCAGAAACAGATTAAGATTTACTACGGCGACGCGGATAGCGACATCAACGCGGCGCGTGAAGCGGGTGCCAGGGGGATTCGGGTTTTGCGGGCGTCGAACTCCACCCAAAAACCGCTGCCTCAGGCGGGAGACTTTGGGGAAGAGGTGATCGTTAACTCAGAATATTGAGTCTCTTTTGGCGCAGGAAAGAACACTTTTTAAGCAGATTTACCTGCTGCGGGTTTTACCTTTCGTCGTATTGCTGCACACTTAGAGGGATCAACCTGTAAAACGGAGCAGCACATGTGGTATCAGCAAACCCTGACCCTGCGCGCCAGGTCTCGCGGTTTTCACCTGGTGACGGATGAGGTCATCGGTCAGATTCGCGATCTTCCCCGCATCAACGTGGGTTTACTTCATCTGTTGCTGCAACACACGTCAGCCTCTCTCACTCTTAACGAGAACTGCGATCCCACCGTCCGTTCCGATATGGAGCAGCATTTTCTCAAATCCATTCCCGATAATGCCCGCTGGGAACACGATGACGAGGGGCCAGACGACATGCCTTCCCATATTAAATCCTCCACGCTAGGCGTCTCTTTGCTGCTGCCGGTCAATCATGGCCGTCTGCAGCTGGGCACCTGGCAGGGGATCTGGCTGGGAGAACATCGTATCCACGGCGGTTCGCGCAAAATCATCGCCACGCTACAAGGGGAATAAAGATGACAATTTCGGAGATACTTCAGTACTGCATGAATAAGCCGGGTGCGGAGCAAAGCGTGCACAGCGACTGGAAGGCAACCCAGATCAAAGTCGCCGACGTGCTGTTTGCGATGGTGAAAGATGTGGAGGGGCGTCCGGCGGCCTCGTTAAAAACCAGCCCTGAACTGGCAGAACTGTTGCGCCAGCAGCACAGCGACGTGCGTCCCAGCAAGCACCTGAATAAAGCGCACTGGAGCACGGTCTATCTGGACGGGTCGATTCCCGATTCGCAGATTTATTACCTGGTGGATGCCTCTTACACGCAGGCGGTGGAACTGCTGCCGGAGATGACCCGGCAGCAGCTGTCAGTGTAACTACTTCAGAAGCGGTTTAAGGAAGCGGGCGGTGTGCGAGGCTTCGCACTCCGCGACGGTTTCCGGGGTGCCGGAAACGAAAATTTCACCGCCGCCGCTGCCGCCTTCCGGACCGAGATCGACAATCCAGTCCGCGGTTTTAATCACGTCCAGGTTGTGCTCAATCACCACGATGGTGTTGCCCTGATCTCTGAGCTGGTGCAGCACGTCGAGAAGCTGCTGGATATCGGCAAAGTGCAGACCGGTGGTCGGCTCATCCAGAATGTAGAGCGTCTGTCCGGTGCCGCGTTTGGAGAGTTCACGCGCCAGCTTCACGCGCTGCGCCTCCCCGCCCGAGAGGGTAGTTGCTGACTGGCCCAGACGAATGTAGGTCAGACCAACATCCATCAGGGTCTGGAGCTTACGCGCCAGCGCCGGAACGGCATCAAAGAACTCGCGCGCCTCTTCGATGGTCATATCCAGCACTTCGTGGATGGTCTTGCCTTTATATTTGATCTCCAGCGTTTCGCGGTTATAGCGTTTGCCTTTGCACTGGTCGCACGGCACGTAGATATCCGGCAGGAAGTGCATCTCAACTTTGATCACCCCATCGCCCTGACAGGCTTCGCAGCGCCCGCCGCGCACGTTAAAGCTGAAGCGGCCCGGCGTGTAGCCGCGTGAGCGCGATTCCGGCACGCCGGCAAAGAGTTCACGTACCGGCGTGAAGACACCGGTATAGGTCGCCGGGTTAGAGCGCGGGGTACGACCAATCGGGCTCTGGTCGATATCGATCACCTTGTCGAAGTGCTCAAGCCCGGTGATGTCACGGTACGGCGCAGGCTCTGCCAGCGTTGCACCGTTCAGCTGAGTCTGCGCAATCGGGAACAGGGTGTCGTTAATCAGCGTCGATTTACCGGAACCCGACACCCCGGTAATGCAGGTGAACAGGCCGACCGGCAGGGTGAGCGTCACATCTTTCAGGTTGT encodes the following:
- the tyrB gene encoding aromatic amino acid transaminase, which translates into the protein MFQKVDAYAGDPILSLMERFKDDPRGDKVNLSIGLYYNEAGIIPQLQAVAKAEARLNATPHGASLYLPMEGLNSYRHTIAPLLFGADHPVLAQKRVATIQTLGGSGALKVGADFLHKYFPESGVWVSDPTWENHVAIFEGAGFTVNTYPWFDDQTNGVRVGALLEKLSTLPERSIVLLHPCCHNPTGADLTNAQWDAVIEVLKARNLIPFLDIAYQGFGAGMEEDAYAIRAIASAGLPALVSNSFSKIFSLYGERVGGLSVVCEDQDAAGRVLGQLKATVRRIYSSPPNFGAQVVATVLGDDELKAEWLAEVEAMRTRILAMRQTLVDVLKDAVPGHNFDYLLQQRGMFSYTGFSAQQVDRLRDEFGVYLIASGRMCVAGLNSGNVQRVAKAFAAVM
- the aphA gene encoding acid phosphatase AphA, whose protein sequence is MRKIILALSASCLLLSLSNPAVARPSSPPPLYPGTTAARLAEQAPVHWVSVAQIEKSLLGRPPMSVGFDIDDTVLFSSPGFWRGKKTWSPESDEYLKNPAFWEQMNNGWDAFSIPKEVARALIAMHLKRGDNIWFITGRHFTKTETVTKTLQDAFLIPAVSMNPVIFIGGKGERTKTPWIAQKQIKIYYGDADSDINAAREAGARGIRVLRASNSTQKPLPQAGDFGEEVIVNSEY
- a CDS encoding secondary thiamine-phosphate synthase enzyme YjbQ produces the protein MWYQQTLTLRARSRGFHLVTDEVIGQIRDLPRINVGLLHLLLQHTSASLTLNENCDPTVRSDMEQHFLKSIPDNARWEHDDEGPDDMPSHIKSSTLGVSLLLPVNHGRLQLGTWQGIWLGEHRIHGGSRKIIATLQGE
- a CDS encoding MmcQ/YjbR family DNA-binding protein; this encodes MTISEILQYCMNKPGAEQSVHSDWKATQIKVADVLFAMVKDVEGRPAASLKTSPELAELLRQQHSDVRPSKHLNKAHWSTVYLDGSIPDSQIYYLVDASYTQAVELLPEMTRQQLSV